A section of the Malus sylvestris chromosome 17, drMalSylv7.2, whole genome shotgun sequence genome encodes:
- the LOC126611912 gene encoding topless-related protein 1-like produces MNGVRSFHTPVTIICANYGLSGSAERNNFPSVNSSLNWQHQLCENPISNPHFETLYVDHSCGQPNRAWAPSPANNLLLGSLPKARGCLPLGAHEPFQPTPASVPIPLATVTHPAVNLAINLLPVTFPGHGHGQALDAPDDLPKNVTRTLNQGSSPMGMDFHPSQQTLLLVGTNVGDVGLWEVGSKGQLFLRNFIVWDLSSCSMLLQAALVKDPSVSVNRVVWSHDGALFGVAYSRHIVQIYSYHGGDDVREHLEIDAHIGGVNDLAFSHPNEQLCVITCGDDKTIKVWDATTGAKQWTFEGHEAPVYSVCPHYRENIQFILSTALDGKIKAWVYDNLGSRVDYYAPGRWCTTMVYSADGTRLFSCGTSKDGESYIVEWNETEMFVKRTYKGFRKRSFGVVQFNTIKNRFLAAGDDFSIKFWDMDNIQLLTTVDADGGLPACPRICLNKDGTLLAASANENGIKVLANADGMRLLRTIENHLSYDGSTTSEVVMETFNVQPLVIAAHPQEANQFALGLSDGSVYVFEPLESESKWGVAPPVENGSASSAPPTQVGAAGSDQAQR; encoded by the exons atgaACGGTGTCAGAAGTTTCCATACACCAGTAACTATTATTTGTGCAAATTATGGCCTTTCTGGTTCTGCTGAGAGAAATAATTTTCCTTCTGTAAATTCAAGCTTAAATTGGCAGCATCAGCTTTGTGAGAACCCAATTTCAAATCCACATTTTGAAACACTTTATGTGGATCACTCATGTGGACAACCGAACCGTGCGTGGGCACCATCACCTGCAAACAACCTGCTGCTTGGATCCTTACCAAAAGCTAGAGGGTGTCTCCCACTTGGTGCACATGAG CCTTTTCAACCTACACCAGCCTCGGTTCCAATACCCCTTGCAACTGTTACTCATCCAGCA GTTAATCTCGCAATTAACTTGTTGCCAGTAACATTTCCAGGGCATGGTCATGGTCAAGCTTTGGATGCACCTGATGACTTGCCTAAGAATGTCACACGGACTTTGAATCAGGGTTCATCTCCCATGGGCATGGATTTTCATCCTTCACAGCAGACTTTGCTCCTTG TTGGTACCAATGTAGGGGATGTAGGTCTGTGGGAAGTTGGATCTAAGGGGCAACTATTTTTAAGGAACTTCATAGTATGGGATCTTAGTTCATGCTCAATGCTTCTGCAG GCTGCTCTAGTTAAGGATCCTAGTGTGTCTGTTAACCGTGTGGTTTGGAGCCATGATGGTGCTTTATTTG GTGTTGCTTACTCAAGGCACATTGTTCAAATATATTCTTATCATGGGGGTGATGATGTACGCGAGCACCTAGAG ATTGATGCACATATTGGTGGAGTAAATGATCTGGCATTCTCCCATCCCAATGAGCAGCTTTGTGTGATTACCTGTGGGGATGACAAGACCATCAAG GTGTGGGATGCTACAACTGGTGCAAAACAGTGGACTTTTGAAGGCCATGAGGCTCCAGTTTATTCTGTCTGCCCACATTATAGGGAAAACATTCAG TTTATCTTGTCAACAGCACTGGATGGAAAGATAAAGGCTTGGGTGTATGACAATTTGGGATCTCGAGTTGATTATTATGCTCCTGGTCGCTGGTGCACAACCATGGTTTATAGTGCTGATGGTACAAG GCTATTTTCATGTGGGACAAGTAAAGATGGTGAGTCATATATTGTTGAATGGAATGAAACTGAAATGTTTGTGAAGAGGACCTATAAAGGCTTTCGCAAGCGTTCTTTTGGTGTTGTGCAATTCAATACTATTAAAAACCGGTTTTTGGCTGCTGGTGACGATTTTTCTATTAAATTTTGGGACATGGACAATATTCAACTTCTGACAACTGTTGATGCTGATGGAGGCCTCCCA GCATGCCCTCGTATCTGCCTTAACAAGGATGGCACTCTCTTGGCTGCTTCTGCCAATGAGAATGGGATTAAAGTTTTGGCAAATGCAGATGGAATGCGGTTGTTGCGAACAATTGAGAATCATCTTTCTTACGATGGTTCAACGACCTCTGAAGTTGTGATGGAG ACTTTTAACGTGCAGCCCCTCGTGATTGCGGCGCATCCACAAGAAGCAAATCAGTTCGCATTAGGACTATCGGATGGTTCTGTTTATGTTTTTGAGCCCCTTGAATCTGAGAGCAAATGGGGTGTGGCTCCACCAGTTGAAAATGGGTCAGCAAGCAGTGCGCCGCCTACTCAAGTTGGAGCTGCAGGATCAGATCAAGCACAGAGATGA